A section of the Spirosoma pollinicola genome encodes:
- the cobA gene encoding uroporphyrinogen-III C-methyltransferase, which produces MKLTLVGAGPGDPDLITVKGIKALQQADVVMYDALVHTDLLDYCRPDALKVYVGKRRGAYSCMQEDINPLIVHYAQQYGHVVRLKGGDSFVFGRGFEEIEFARQHGIDTQVIPGLSSSYAVPASAGIPLTTRGVSESFWVITGTTKAGQLSNDLHLAAQSTATVVILMGMHKLADIMAVFAGSGKSETPVAIIQNGTLADQQKVVGRVQDILEKVNESGIGNPAIIVVGEVAGLSLTELQTIQSVNQVPY; this is translated from the coding sequence ATGAAACTCACTCTCGTAGGAGCTGGGCCAGGTGACCCGGATTTAATTACGGTAAAAGGCATTAAGGCGTTGCAACAGGCCGATGTGGTGATGTACGACGCGCTGGTTCATACAGACTTGCTTGATTATTGCCGCCCCGATGCCCTGAAGGTTTACGTTGGAAAACGGCGTGGAGCCTATTCGTGCATGCAGGAAGACATTAACCCCCTCATTGTGCATTATGCGCAACAATACGGCCATGTTGTACGATTGAAAGGGGGTGACTCGTTTGTCTTTGGCCGGGGTTTCGAAGAAATCGAGTTCGCCCGTCAGCACGGGATCGACACGCAGGTGATACCGGGCCTGTCGAGCAGCTATGCCGTACCGGCTTCGGCGGGTATTCCGCTAACGACTCGGGGGGTTTCAGAAAGCTTTTGGGTGATAACGGGAACGACCAAAGCCGGGCAACTGTCGAACGACCTGCATCTGGCAGCCCAATCGACCGCAACGGTGGTAATCCTGATGGGCATGCATAAACTTGCCGACATCATGGCGGTATTCGCCGGTAGTGGTAAATCCGAAACGCCCGTTGCTATTATCCAGAACGGTACGCTGGCCGACCAGCAAAAAGTCGTTGGTCGTGTTCAGGATATTTTAGAGAAAGTCAACGAATCGGGCATTGGTAATCCGGCCATCATCGTCGTGGGTGAGGTAGCGGGGCTTTCATTGACCGAGCTACAGACGATACAATCGGTTAATCAAGTTCCATACTAG
- a CDS encoding beta propeller repeat protein — translation MRTLFCFSLLLFLLSCKPTNVETIAPEYPDWYTIQSPIDKELQSVWGNRDKTLVIATFSEVFRSTDQGKSWKKVLQQSIGIFGLVSYKDTLFTLNGLLNSRYLVNPGNYSIDDGKNWQRYTRRNPVFDPSENGSKTAYSINPVTTANSLQYTINQVFLDGPAATTGIFETPGVIRSDGRRIDLPQLHQLHSLYLDDQERLYITGTDAVCSSGHSGQSFSFCNSKNGRGVVYISKRPQP, via the coding sequence ATGAGAACCCTTTTTTGCTTCTCACTCCTCTTATTCCTTTTATCCTGTAAACCTACGAACGTAGAGACCATAGCCCCCGAGTATCCAGACTGGTACACTATTCAGTCGCCTATTGATAAGGAACTACAAAGCGTGTGGGGTAATCGCGATAAAACCTTAGTAATAGCCACCTTCTCTGAGGTATTTCGCTCCACCGATCAAGGAAAAAGCTGGAAAAAAGTTCTTCAGCAATCCATCGGCATATTCGGCTTGGTTTCCTATAAGGATACTCTATTTACGCTGAATGGCTTGCTCAATAGCCGTTATCTGGTTAACCCAGGTAATTACAGTATCGATGATGGGAAGAACTGGCAACGGTATACCCGACGAAATCCCGTCTTTGACCCATCAGAAAATGGATCGAAAACTGCGTATTCAATTAACCCGGTCACGACGGCAAATAGCCTACAGTATACCATCAACCAGGTCTTTTTAGATGGCCCCGCTGCTACAACGGGCATCTTTGAAACGCCGGGTGTTATCAGGTCTGATGGTCGACGTATTGACCTTCCTCAGCTTCATCAATTACATAGTCTGTATCTTGATGACCAGGAGCGGCTTTATATTACAGGAACGGATGCAGTTTGTAGTAGCGGCCATTCGGGGCAAAGTTTTTCATTTTGCAACAGCAAAAATGGTCGGGGGGTGGTTTATATATCAAAAAGACCACAGCCTTAG
- a CDS encoding beta-L-arabinofuranosidase domain-containing protein, translating into MRLPLPLLLFLGLLGQTFAQPKNTATPSPVVSYINNRKPLRPNPYIELPLGAIKAKGWLKEMLLRQKTGASGRLDELYPLVMGKRNGWLGGDGDQWERGPYWIDGLLPLAYLLDDQELIAKTKPWIEWAINSQQPNGYFGPLKNYPQEAGLQRDNCEDWWPKMVMLKILKQYYSATRDPRVIRLMTDYFAYQLKELPKHPLDHWTFWARYRGGDNLMVVYWLYNQTGDKFLLDLADLIHKQTFDYTNGFLKTNMLSEQGSIHCVNLAQGIKEPLIYYQQHPDQKYVQAVDKGLADNRHFNGMAHGLYGGDEALHGNNPTQGSELCSAVEMMFSLESMLNITGSVAYADQLEKIAFNALPAQVTDDFMGRQYFQQANQVMLTRHVRNFDQNHGGTDVCMGLLTGYPCCTSNMHQGWPKFTQNLWYATGTPGRPDKGLAALVYSPSEVKAYVGNGTEVTFVEETNYPFEETVKFTLKATTIGKALNFPLHLRIPAWCRHATILVNGKTWKEIAGNQIVAVNRVWKSGDVVELHLPMHVKTSKWYENSTSIERGPLTYALKMGEESKTVKNEKDPINYGDQYIEVRPTTPWNYGLVDVPENQLEKALKVTTKETVNAFPWNLDNAPSEIRVKARRIPSWQLYNDMTGPIPFSITSGLETAKEEEEISLVPYGCTTLRISQFPVVRK; encoded by the coding sequence ATGCGCCTACCTCTTCCGTTACTGCTTTTTTTGGGGCTTCTGGGTCAGACCTTCGCCCAGCCAAAAAACACCGCTACCCCTTCACCAGTTGTCTCCTACATCAACAATCGGAAACCCCTGCGCCCCAATCCCTACATTGAATTGCCGTTAGGTGCGATCAAAGCGAAGGGGTGGTTGAAGGAAATGCTGCTTCGACAAAAGACAGGTGCTTCCGGACGGCTTGACGAACTTTATCCACTTGTGATGGGTAAACGCAACGGCTGGCTCGGGGGCGATGGCGACCAATGGGAGCGGGGGCCCTACTGGATTGACGGCCTTTTACCCTTGGCCTACCTCCTGGACGATCAGGAACTCATTGCAAAAACCAAGCCCTGGATAGAGTGGGCCATCAACAGCCAGCAACCCAACGGCTATTTCGGACCGTTAAAAAATTACCCACAGGAAGCAGGCTTGCAACGGGACAATTGTGAGGATTGGTGGCCTAAAATGGTCATGCTCAAGATTTTGAAGCAATACTACTCCGCAACGCGCGACCCGCGGGTGATCAGGCTGATGACCGATTACTTTGCGTACCAATTAAAAGAACTCCCAAAACACCCGCTCGATCACTGGACGTTTTGGGCTCGCTATCGTGGTGGCGACAACTTGATGGTCGTTTACTGGCTCTACAACCAAACCGGCGATAAATTCCTGCTCGACCTTGCTGATTTAATCCATAAGCAAACCTTCGATTATACGAACGGCTTTCTGAAAACGAACATGTTGAGCGAACAGGGGAGTATCCATTGTGTCAATCTGGCACAGGGTATCAAAGAGCCACTGATTTATTACCAGCAACATCCCGATCAAAAGTACGTACAGGCTGTCGATAAGGGACTTGCCGACAATCGTCACTTCAACGGTATGGCGCATGGCCTTTACGGGGGCGATGAGGCTCTACATGGAAACAATCCGACGCAGGGTTCCGAATTGTGCAGTGCTGTCGAGATGATGTTTAGTCTGGAAAGTATGCTGAATATAACCGGAAGCGTTGCGTATGCCGACCAGTTAGAGAAAATTGCCTTCAACGCCCTGCCCGCCCAGGTTACCGACGATTTTATGGGCCGACAGTATTTTCAACAGGCAAATCAGGTGATGCTCACCCGGCATGTTCGAAATTTCGATCAAAATCATGGCGGTACCGATGTGTGCATGGGTTTACTAACGGGTTATCCCTGTTGTACGTCGAATATGCACCAGGGGTGGCCGAAGTTTACTCAAAACCTCTGGTATGCTACCGGTACGCCGGGGCGGCCCGACAAAGGCCTTGCTGCCCTGGTGTATTCGCCCAGCGAGGTAAAGGCTTACGTAGGAAATGGCACCGAAGTGACCTTCGTGGAAGAAACCAATTACCCCTTCGAGGAAACCGTAAAATTTACGCTGAAGGCTACTACCATCGGGAAAGCACTCAATTTTCCGTTGCATTTGCGTATTCCGGCCTGGTGCCGACATGCAACGATTTTGGTCAATGGGAAAACATGGAAAGAAATTGCCGGTAATCAGATTGTGGCGGTAAACCGTGTCTGGAAATCCGGCGATGTGGTTGAGTTACACTTACCCATGCACGTAAAGACCAGCAAATGGTATGAAAATTCAACCTCTATAGAGCGTGGTCCACTGACCTACGCCCTGAAAATGGGAGAGGAGTCAAAAACGGTAAAAAATGAAAAAGACCCAATAAACTATGGCGACCAATACATTGAAGTTCGGCCGACAACACCCTGGAATTACGGGCTTGTCGACGTGCCCGAAAATCAATTGGAAAAAGCCCTGAAAGTTACCACAAAAGAAACGGTGAACGCCTTCCCCTGGAATTTGGACAATGCACCTTCAGAAATTCGGGTCAAAGCCCGGCGCATACCATCCTGGCAGCTTTACAATGACATGACAGGGCCTATTCCGTTCAGCATAACCAGCGGGTTGGAAACAGCCAAAGAGGAAGAGGAAATAAGTCTGGTGCCTTACGGTTGTACAACCCTGCGAATCTCACAATTTCCGGTGGTGAGGAAATGA